A genomic stretch from Telmatocola sphagniphila includes:
- a CDS encoding ClpP family protease, with the protein MHIDTGSNPYMGPLFEPKIQRFRETVRQRQMTTGDLLLDNRIIFLGSSPETGGQSAITDFLANITIQKLLYLQYENKTQEIHMYINCPGGSVTATLAIYDCMQFLECPIATYCMGLAASGAAIILTAGNKGRRYALPHSKIMVHQPYGQVGGQVSDIEIQAAEILKDRSLLNDILVKHTGQPLSVIEKESERDRFFSAIQAKEFGLVDEVLQKIESPKKP; encoded by the coding sequence ATGCACATTGATACAGGTTCTAATCCCTATATGGGACCGTTGTTCGAACCGAAGATTCAACGTTTTCGAGAGACCGTTCGCCAGCGTCAAATGACAACCGGCGACCTCCTGCTCGATAACCGGATTATCTTCCTGGGCAGTTCTCCGGAAACTGGCGGACAGTCCGCAATTACGGACTTCCTCGCTAACATCACCATCCAGAAACTCCTGTATCTTCAGTATGAGAACAAGACTCAGGAAATTCACATGTACATCAACTGCCCTGGAGGGTCGGTAACGGCCACCCTGGCAATCTACGATTGCATGCAGTTTCTGGAATGTCCCATTGCCACTTATTGCATGGGCCTGGCCGCCAGCGGGGCCGCGATTATCCTGACGGCAGGAAACAAAGGCCGTCGCTACGCCTTGCCGCACTCCAAGATCATGGTCCACCAGCCCTACGGCCAGGTGGGAGGGCAGGTTTCCGATATCGAAATTCAGGCCGCGGAAATCCTGAAAGACCGTTCCTTGCTGAATGACATTCTGGTGAAGCATACCGGTCAGCCATTGAGTGTCATTGAGAAAGAAAGCGAACGGGATCGGTTCTTCAGTGCCATCCAGGCCAAGGAATTCGGTCTGGTCGACGAAGTGCTTCAGAAAATCGAGTCCCCCAAGAAGCCTTAA